The following proteins are encoded in a genomic region of Opitutus sp.:
- a CDS encoding ATP-binding protein — translation MKTEPEKPDLLKDQLKYLKLGYLLRHHGELTAEAAKARCSHAEFLRRLVQAETQDRQIRALERRIQAARFPVKKTVDQFQWDWPKELNEAQVRHLFELGFVKERTNAVFCGGVGLGKTHLASALGYAACQAGYTVLFTTAVDAINALVTAQSLHRLQAELKRYMTPAVLVLDEVGYLPLDKSGADLLFQIVSQRYERGSLIVTTNKAYKHWAGIFNNDAGITAAILDRLLHRAQTVVIEGKSYRMKDRLADEPAS, via the coding sequence ATGAAAACAGAACCCGAAAAACCCGATTTATTAAAAGACCAGCTCAAGTATCTGAAACTCGGTTACCTGTTGCGTCACCACGGCGAACTGACGGCCGAGGCGGCCAAGGCGCGCTGTTCGCACGCCGAATTTTTACGCCGACTGGTGCAGGCCGAGACCCAGGACCGCCAGATCCGGGCGCTGGAGCGGCGTATCCAGGCGGCGCGCTTCCCGGTCAAGAAAACCGTCGACCAGTTCCAGTGGGACTGGCCCAAGGAGTTGAACGAAGCGCAGGTGCGGCACCTCTTCGAACTGGGCTTTGTCAAGGAGCGCACCAACGCGGTGTTTTGCGGTGGTGTGGGGCTTGGGAAGACACATCTCGCGAGCGCGTTGGGCTACGCGGCCTGCCAGGCGGGTTACACGGTGCTGTTTACGACGGCGGTGGACGCGATCAACGCCCTGGTCACCGCCCAGTCCCTGCACCGGTTGCAAGCCGAGTTGAAGCGTTACATGACCCCTGCGGTGCTCGTGCTCGATGAGGTCGGCTACCTGCCGCTCGACAAGTCGGGGGCCGACCTGCTCTTCCAGATCGTCAGCCAACGCTACGAACGCGGCTCGCTGATCGTCACCACCAACAAGGCCTACAAACACTGGGCAGGGATCTTTAACAACGACGCTGGCATCACCGCGGCGATCCTGGACCGCCTACTGCACCGGGCCCAGACCGTCGTCATCGAGGGCAAATCCTACCGCATGAAAGACCGCCTAGCCGACGAACCTGCAAGCTGA
- a CDS encoding HDOD domain-containing protein, whose translation MALPSTASTSEKEEYLRILGKMESLNGNMAVLSRLGSMLHDPNNGIDDVAKLLQSDGALSANAIRASNSVRYGIGPKISNVEAALIKVGYNQVISLIGTALSKQVFMKDLPAYSMTADDYWAYSYFCGVFLEAQASRVGIFPDEAYLLGLLHGIGRIVINELLIKGRSELVWDKTTPCEKWEELNIGFRSDQAGATLLKNWKFSPSIHQRVADQYLPQAQAKDQLLQLLDYARVSSELNQYRLDEEPWVLPADHPYTQNPDFHPRAMAEEIENAKRTCLDIRMAIKAH comes from the coding sequence ATGGCTTTACCCTCAACCGCCTCGACCTCGGAAAAAGAAGAATACTTGCGCATCCTCGGCAAGATGGAGAGCCTCAATGGCAACATGGCCGTCCTCTCACGACTCGGCAGCATGTTGCACGACCCCAACAACGGCATCGATGATGTCGCCAAGCTGCTCCAATCTGACGGTGCGCTCAGTGCCAACGCCATCCGTGCGAGCAACAGCGTGCGCTACGGAATCGGCCCGAAAATCTCCAATGTGGAGGCCGCGCTGATCAAGGTCGGCTACAACCAGGTGATCTCCCTGATCGGTACCGCGCTCTCCAAGCAGGTCTTCATGAAAGACCTGCCCGCGTACAGCATGACCGCAGACGATTATTGGGCCTACAGCTACTTCTGCGGCGTGTTTTTGGAAGCTCAAGCCAGTCGCGTGGGGATTTTCCCTGACGAGGCCTACCTGCTCGGTTTGCTCCACGGAATCGGACGCATTGTCATCAACGAACTGCTGATCAAAGGTCGCTCCGAACTGGTGTGGGACAAAACCACCCCGTGCGAAAAATGGGAGGAGCTCAACATTGGGTTTCGCAGCGATCAAGCCGGCGCGACCCTGCTCAAGAACTGGAAGTTTAGCCCCAGCATCCACCAGCGCGTTGCCGACCAATACCTCCCCCAAGCCCAGGCAAAAGACCAGTTGCTGCAACTGCTCGACTACGCCCGCGTTAGTTCTGAGCTTAATCAATACCGTCTCGACGAGGAACCGTGGGTATTGCCGGCGGATCACCCCTACACGCAGAACCCCGATTTTCACCCCCGCGCCATGGCCGAAGAAATCGAAAACGCCAAGCGTACCTGCTTGGATATTCGCATGGCCATTAAAGCGCATTGA
- a CDS encoding response regulator: MKLLIVDDSLVMRRIVGSAAALLGAECVEAANGEQAFVKLQEDPAGFNLICLDWNMPVMSGLEFLKALRADPRWIDIPVLMITTEGSRDSIIEALKTGATGYLTKPFNQQDLQSKMMDCLGLG, encoded by the coding sequence ATGAAACTACTCATCGTTGATGATTCGTTGGTGATGCGCCGCATAGTCGGCTCAGCCGCCGCGCTGCTTGGCGCCGAATGCGTCGAAGCCGCCAATGGCGAACAAGCATTCGTAAAGCTCCAAGAAGATCCGGCGGGCTTTAATTTAATCTGCCTAGACTGGAACATGCCAGTTATGAGCGGATTGGAATTCCTAAAAGCACTCCGTGCGGACCCTCGCTGGATCGATATTCCCGTGCTCATGATTACGACCGAGGGTAGTCGTGATTCCATCATCGAAGCGCTCAAAACCGGAGCCACCGGATACCTCACCAAGCCGTTCAACCAGCAAGATCTACAATCCAAAATGATGGATTGTCTTGGCCTCGGCTGA
- a CDS encoding protein-glutamate O-methyltransferase CheR, translating to MPVLEQKPGDLAQLSRFVAEACCIHLGEEKGYLFEARLGSIIAQSGAVDIPDFIRLAKTDPTNRLRDRIIDAMTTHETYWFRDERPWASMRNQILPALAELLRGGTRARVRILCAACSTGQEPYSLAMLIDTLCLEGKLPGVRPEQFEIIGTDVSAGTLMLATNGRYNQIEIVRGMGEVWRQRYFTANGPIWTIAEPIRKRVTFKRHNLQDDLNPFGQFDLLFCRNVAIYFEADFKNRLFQRLAAALNPGGRLLLGGSESLLSHQDLFATEVIGESVFYRRKP from the coding sequence ATGCCCGTACTCGAACAAAAACCCGGTGACCTCGCGCAGCTCAGCCGCTTCGTGGCGGAGGCCTGCTGCATCCACCTCGGCGAAGAAAAGGGCTACTTATTCGAGGCGCGGCTGGGCTCGATCATCGCCCAATCGGGCGCAGTCGACATCCCCGACTTCATTCGCCTAGCGAAGACTGACCCGACCAACCGCCTGCGTGACCGCATCATCGATGCGATGACGACGCACGAAACGTATTGGTTTCGCGACGAGCGGCCCTGGGCCTCAATGCGCAATCAAATCCTGCCCGCACTCGCCGAGCTGCTGCGTGGCGGTACCCGGGCGCGTGTGCGCATCCTGTGTGCGGCGTGCTCGACGGGCCAAGAGCCCTACTCGCTCGCCATGCTCATCGATACGCTCTGCTTGGAAGGCAAATTACCCGGAGTACGCCCCGAGCAATTTGAAATTATCGGCACCGATGTGTCGGCCGGCACCCTGATGCTCGCCACCAACGGCCGATACAATCAGATCGAGATCGTGCGCGGAATGGGCGAGGTCTGGCGCCAGCGGTATTTCACGGCCAACGGCCCGATCTGGACGATCGCCGAACCCATCCGCAAGCGCGTCACCTTCAAGCGCCACAATCTCCAAGATGACCTCAACCCCTTCGGTCAATTCGACCTCCTTTTTTGCCGCAACGTCGCCATTTATTTTGAAGCCGATTTTAAGAACCGGCTTTTTCAGCGCCTTGCCGCCGCGCTCAATCCAGGCGGCCGCCTGCTGCTCGGCGGCTCGGAATCACTGCTCAGTCACCAGGACTTGTTCGCCACCGAAGTGATCGGAGAGTCGGTATTCTACCGCCGTAAACCCTAA
- the cheB gene encoding chemotaxis-specific protein-glutamate methyltransferase CheB, with protein sequence MRLLIVDDTALYRKLLTDAATPLAGVEVAGAVSSGPLALARLAAEPIDLVLLDVFMPEMNGPEVLAIIRRDFPKVAVVMISGATGADASITINTLANGALDFIPKPQTTSFAEGMTRLRGQLQHVVNMVNLRRINTAPAAPRTAPAPTALGAAATASGLFGNRVATAPAPATPAQPTRRRVLPPATLDILLIGVSTGGPRTLQDLLPGLPADFRLPVVIVQHMPPLFTRTLAEQLDKVCNLRVSEAVDGERVVAGRILIAPGGRHLEIIRDAEGSLITRLTDAAPVNSCRPAVDVLFNSASRCALRGALSLILTGMGEDGAAGVATLKAALPTWSIAQDEATSVIYGMPQAVVRRQLEDEILALPAIAPRLTELARSRQ encoded by the coding sequence ATGCGACTGCTCATCGTCGACGACACTGCGCTCTACCGGAAGCTCCTCACCGACGCTGCCACCCCACTCGCTGGGGTAGAAGTGGCCGGGGCGGTGTCTTCGGGCCCGCTCGCGCTCGCCCGACTCGCCGCCGAACCCATCGACCTGGTGCTGCTCGATGTCTTTATGCCCGAGATGAACGGCCCCGAGGTGCTCGCGATCATCCGCCGCGACTTCCCCAAAGTCGCCGTCGTAATGATCAGCGGGGCGACCGGTGCCGATGCCTCCATCACCATCAACACGCTGGCTAACGGCGCCCTCGATTTCATCCCGAAGCCCCAAACCACCTCGTTTGCGGAAGGCATGACGCGCCTGCGCGGCCAGCTGCAGCATGTGGTGAACATGGTCAACCTGCGGCGAATTAATACCGCTCCCGCCGCGCCCCGCACCGCACCCGCGCCCACAGCCCTTGGCGCTGCAGCAACGGCCAGCGGACTCTTCGGCAATCGTGTTGCGACTGCGCCCGCGCCTGCCACCCCGGCCCAGCCAACCCGCCGCCGCGTACTGCCACCGGCTACCCTCGATATTTTGCTCATCGGTGTGTCCACCGGCGGACCGCGCACCCTCCAGGATTTGCTGCCAGGCCTGCCGGCGGATTTCCGCCTTCCCGTGGTCATCGTGCAACACATGCCGCCGCTGTTCACCCGCACGTTGGCCGAACAGCTCGACAAGGTGTGCAACCTGCGCGTCTCCGAAGCGGTCGACGGCGAACGTGTCGTCGCGGGACGCATCCTCATCGCACCCGGCGGACGCCACCTGGAAATTATCCGCGATGCCGAGGGCAGTCTTATCACGCGCCTCACTGACGCTGCGCCGGTTAACTCCTGTCGGCCGGCGGTGGACGTGTTGTTCAACTCGGCCTCGCGCTGCGCTCTGCGCGGGGCGCTCAGCCTGATTCTCACCGGCATGGGTGAAGACGGCGCCGCTGGCGTGGCCACGCTCAAAGCGGCCTTGCCCACCTGGTCGATCGCCCAGGACGAGGCAACGTCGGTCATCTACGGCATGCCGCAGGCGGTGGTGCGCCGCCAACTGGAAGACGAAATTCTCGCCCTGCCCGCCATCGCTCCTCGGTTAACTGAACTGGCCCGCAGCCGCCAATAA